Genomic window (Rubeoparvulum massiliense):
AAGGTAGCAAATACAACGAAGGTGATGAAGCTTAAGATGAAAACTATGTTAAAAAGATGAGACTTCTCCATTTCTACGCTGCTCCAGCTCAGGCATGATGGAACGATATAGATAGATCCCCACCATTCCTGTGGCAAAAAAGAGTGTTGCCATCACCATAGGAGGTAGCCATGCCCCCAATGTAACAGACAACGATGCGATCACCATACTCCCATTGAAGGTCATGCCATTGACAGCCATGTAGGAGCTTCTTGCATTATCAGGAGGAATGCTAGCTAAATAGGATTGCTCAACAGGAACTCGCATCAGCTCACCTATGGTTACAAAGAGCATGACGATGACCAATACCCAGATATTATTCATAAATGTGAGCAGAGAATACCCTGCTGTAAAAAGGAAAACGCCAGCATAAAGCACCTTTCGATCATCCAATCCCTTGATCGTACGTAAAATCAACGCAGCCAGTAAGACAACCAAAATCGTATTCTCTGTACGTAGAATCCCTAGCATATTTACCCCACTAATCTCCCAATTGAACATCCTTTGGACAGGCATTCCCTCTTCTAAGCGAATGGCAATATAATTCGTAAGATGCATTTCCAGGCTTAAGATCAGCATACTGGCTAGCACGAAGATCATGAAGATCTTATCCTTTGCAACTACGGTATAATTATTAAAAATCTCTCTAATGACATCCTGTTTTGTTTTCTTTTCCTTCAATTCAGCGCTGGCAGGTGCATGGCTCTCCTTGATAAAGAATGCGATCATAAGCAAGGAGATGAAAGCACCCACAGACAAGCAGATTAAAAGCTCGAAAAAGTAATCCTCAAAAAGAAATGCCCCAATTGCCCCTCCTATGGCCATGGACAGATTATTAGCCCAATAGGAGATCGAGTACATAAATTTCCGTTGTTCTGGTGTACTTACATCAATTAGCATGGCTTGAGAAGCTGGATTGGCAAGTCCCCAGCAAATGGAGTTCACCGTCATCATCAAGAACGTGATGATAGCAGAATAAAAGAATGGTGAATTGGCAAATGCCATCACAACGAAGGCAGTAAAACGGATGGTCTCTGCTGTCACCATGATTTTTTTTCGTCCAAATTTGTCTGAATAATAACCGCCATAAAAGCCCACTAACATTCCAATAATAATGTTGAATAGGAGTAGAATCCCAGTTAACGACTTACCAAAATGAGCAGATAGGTAGATGGCCATGAATGGGAAGACCAAGGTCCCCACAAAACGACTTACAAAGGTTTGAATAATACGAATTTTGATATTAGGATGTAGATCACGAAAACGGATAAGGATCCCCCCTCATTTTAACTAGCAAGATAATAGCATCGTTCATTAGTATAACCGTTGGGATCTGCGATGTCGGAGATGGCGTCAATATTTCATTCAACTTTTCTGGATTATCTTTATATTCGCTACATAAATACATAAACCTTCCACAAAAAAGTTTCATCGCCTAAAGAGGTATCACTTCAAATTAAGTCTGTTTTAGAACAATTCAGCCATTTTATTGACTTTAGATGATAAGCATAATAACATAGAAATATTATTTTTGCTCAGAAACATCAACGATAAATACACCTCAAAGGGATGAGGAGCAATCCTGTTGTGTTTGGGAAAACGAGCAGCTAAGGAGAAGACCAATGCGTGAAAACTGGACATCGAAGGCAGGCTTTATTTTAGCAGCCACTGGCTCAGCAGTTGGCTTAGGAAATCTATGGAAGTTCCCTTACACGGTGGGGATGAATGGGGGCGGCGCGTTTGTCCTGATCTACCTCTTTTTAGTCTTCGTGATTGGTATACCGTTAATGCTAACAGCGATTACCTTAGGGCGGAAGACCCAGTTATCTGTCTATGGAGCCTATAAGAGTATTGATCGACGCTGGACCTTCGTAGGCGCATTAGGAGTTATCTGTAGCTTTATTGTACTGGCA
Coding sequences:
- a CDS encoding MDR family MFS transporter, encoding MLIRFRDLHPNIKIRIIQTFVSRFVGTLVFPFMAIYLSAHFGKSLTGILLLFNIIIGMLVGFYGGYYSDKFGRKKIMVTAETIRFTAFVVMAFANSPFFYSAIITFLMMTVNSICWGLANPASQAMLIDVSTPEQRKFMYSISYWANNLSMAIGGAIGAFLFEDYFFELLICLSVGAFISLLMIAFFIKESHAPASAELKEKKTKQDVIREIFNNYTVVAKDKIFMIFVLASMLILSLEMHLTNYIAIRLEEGMPVQRMFNWEISGVNMLGILRTENTILVVLLAALILRTIKGLDDRKVLYAGVFLFTAGYSLLTFMNNIWVLVIVMLFVTIGELMRVPVEQSYLASIPPDNARSSYMAVNGMTFNGSMVIASLSVTLGAWLPPMVMATLFFATGMVGIYLYRSIMPELEQRRNGEVSSF